From Camelus bactrianus isolate YW-2024 breed Bactrian camel chromosome 16, ASM4877302v1, whole genome shotgun sequence, the proteins below share one genomic window:
- the ALOX12B gene encoding arachidonate 12-lipoxygenase, 12R-type, which produces MATYKVKVATGTEALSGTTDSISLTIVGTQGESHKKLLNHFGRDFATGAVDEYTVRCQQDLGELIIIRLYKERYIFFPKKSWFCNYVQICAPGGRIYHFPAYQWLDGYETLVLREATGKTTADDTLPTLLEHRKEELRAKQDFYHWRVFFPGLPNYVDIPSYRPPVRQNPNRPEWNGYIPGFPILINFKAIRFLNLNLRYSFIKTASFFFRLGPMAVAFKFRGLLDCKQSWKRLKDIKKIFPAQKSIISEYVAEHWAEDSFFGYQYLNGINPGLLCRCTRIPDKFPVTDDMVALFLGEGTCLQTELEKGNIYLADYRILEGIPTIELNGRKQHHCAPLCLLHFGPEGKLMPIAIQLSQTPGPNCPIFLPSDSEWDWLLAKTWVRYAEFYSHEAISHLLETHLIAEAFSLAVLRQLPMCHPLYKLLIPHTRFTIQINSIGRAVLINEGGISARSMSLGLPGFAEVMVRALSEITYDNLYLPNDFVKRGVQDLPGYYYRDDSLAVWDALERYVTEIITYYYPCDAAVEGDPELQSWVQEIFKECLLGRESSGFPTCLRTVPELIRYVTIVIYTCSAKHAAVNTGQLEYTSWMPNFPSSMRNPPVQAKGLTTLETFMDTLPDVKTTCIVLLVLWTLSREPDDKRPLGHFPDIHFVEEVPRRSIETLRQRLAQISHDIRQRNKSLPIPYYYLDPVLIENSISI; this is translated from the exons ATGGCCACATACAAAGTCAAGGTGGCCACAGGTACCGAAGCCTTGTCGGGAACCACGGACTCCATCTCTCTGACCATCGTGGGGACCCAAGGAGAAAGCCATAAGAAGCTACTGAACCACTTTGGGAGAGACTTTGCAACTGGTGCG GTGGACGAGTACACAGTCCGGTGCCAGCAGGACctgggggagctcattatcatcCGCCTGTACAAGGAACGCTACATCTTCTTCCCCAAGAAGTCCTGGTTCTGCAACTACGTGCAGATCTGTGCGCCCGGTGGCCGCATCTACCACTTCCCTGCCTACCAGTGGTTGGATGGCTACGAGACCCTGGTGCTCCGGGAGGCTACAG GAAAGACAACAGCAGATGACACGCTTCCAACCCTTCTGGAGCACCGAAAGGAGGAGCTCAGAGCCAAACAGGACTTCTACCA CTGGAGGGTCTTCTTTCCTGGCCTGCCCAACTATGTGGACATCCCCAGTTATCGCCCTCCTGTCCGGCAAAACCCCAACCGACCTGA GTGGAATGGCTACATCCCAGGATTCCCGATTCTCATCAACTTTAAGGCCATCAGGTTCCTGAACTTAAATCTCCGCTACTCCTTCATCAAGACGGCCTCCTTCTTTTTCCGCCTGGGAcccat GGCAGTGGCATTCAAATTCCGCGGCCTGTTGGACTGCAAACAGTCGTGGAAGAGACTGAAGGACATTAAGAAAATTTTCCCTGCCCAGAAGTCTATCATCTCCG AGTACGTGGCCGAGCACTGGGCAGAGGACAGTTTCTTTGGGTATCAGTACCTCAATGGCATCAACCCAGGCCTGCTCTGCCGCTGCACGAGGATCCCAGACAAGTTTCCCGTTACAGACGACATGGTGGCCCTGTTTCTGGGCGAGGGAACGTGCCTACAAACggagctggag AAGGGAAACATTTACCTGGCAGACTATCGCATCTTGGAGGGCATCCCCACCATTGAGCTCAACGGCCGGAAGCAGCACCACTGCGCCCCTCTGTGCCTGCTGCACTTTGGCCCGGAAGGGAAACTGATGCCCATCGCCATCCAG CTCAGCCAGACCCCTGGGCCCAATTGCCCCATCTTCCTGCCCAGCGACTCCGAATGGGACTGGCTGCTGGCCAAGACGTGGGTGCGCTATGCCGAGTTCTACAGCCACGAGGCCATTTCCCATCTGCTGGAGACCCACCTCATCGCTGAGGCCTTCAGCCTGGCCGTGCTGAGGCAGCTCCCCATGTGCCATCCCCTCTACAAG CTCCTCATCCCCCACACCCGGTTCACCATCCAGATCAACAGCATCGGGCGGGCTGTCCTCATTAATGAGGGGGGGATCTCCGCCAGG AGCATGTCCCTGGGGCTGCCTGGCTTTGCGGAGGTGATGGTGCGGGCCCTGTCAGAGATCACCTACGACAACCTCTACCTCCCCAACGACTTTGTGAAACGTGGGGTTCAGGACCTGCCAGGATATTATTACCGTGATGACAGCTTGGCAGTGTGGGATGCGCTGGAGAG GTATGTGACAGAGATCATCACCTACTATTACCCATGTGATGCAGCCGTGGAGGGTGACCCAGAATTGCAGTCCTGGGTGCAGGAGATATTTAAGGAGTGCCTACTAGGACGTGAGAGCTCAG GCTTCCCCACGTGCTTGCGAACTGTGCCTGAGCTGATCCGATATGTCACCATTGTCATCTACACCTGCTCTGCCAAGCACGCAGCTGTCAACACGGGGCAG TTGGAGTACACCTCCTGGATGCCCAACTTCCCATCATCCATGCGGAACCCACCAGTACAGGCCAAGGGGCTGACCACTCTGGAGACCTTCATGGACACGTTGCCGGATGTGAAGACCACATGCATCGTCCTATTGGTGCTTTGGACCCTCAGCAGGGAGCCGGATGACAAG CGGCCCCTGGGCCACTTCCCCGACATCCACTTCGTGGAGGAGGTCCCACGGAGGAGCATAGAGACCCTCCGCCAACGTCTGGCTCAGATCTCGCACGACATCCGCCAGCGCAACaagtccctccccatcccctactACTACCTGGACCCCGTGCTGATTGAGAACAGCATTTCTATCTAG